A part of Caretta caretta isolate rCarCar2 chromosome 1, rCarCar1.hap1, whole genome shotgun sequence genomic DNA contains:
- the ADIPOR2 gene encoding adiponectin receptor protein 2 isoform X2, with the protein MGMSPLLQAHHAMEKMEEFVCKVWEGRWRVIPHDVLPDWLKDNDYLLHGHRPPMPSFRACFKSIFRIHTETGNIWTHLLGCVFFLCLGIFYMFRPNMSFVAPVQEKVVVGLFFLGAILCLSFSWLFHTVYCHSEGVSRLFSKLDYSGIALLIMGSFVPWLYYSFYCNPQPCFIYLIVICVLGIAAIIVSQWDMFATPEYRGVRAGVFLGLGLSGVIPTLHFVISEGLLKAATMGQIGWLALMACLYITGAALYAARIPERFFPGKCDIWFHSHQLFHIFVVAGAFVHFHGVSNLQEFRFTVGGGCTEEGDMQ; encoded by the exons ATGGGTATGTCCCCTCTCTTACAAGCCCACCATGCCATGGAGAAAATGGAAGAGTTTGTGTGTAag GTGTGGGAGGGCCGATGGCGGGTCATACCCCATGATGTTCTTCCTGACTGGCTAAAGGATAATGACTATCTGTTGCATGGACACAGACCACCTATGCCCTCCTTCCGCGCTTGCTTCAAGAGCATCTTCAGAATACACACAGAGACTGGCAACATCTGGACACATCTTCTAG GTTGTGTGTTCTTCCTGTGTCTGGGAATCTTCTACATGTTCCGGCCAAACATGTCCTTTGTAGCACCTGTGCAGGAGAAGGTAGTTGTTGGACTGTTCTTCTTGGGAGCCATCCTTTGCCTCTCCTTCTCATGGCTCTTCCACACGGTTTACTGCCATTCAGAAGGTGTCTCCCGGCTCTTCTCCAA GCTGGATTACTCTGGCATCGCACTTCTCATCATGGGCAGCTTTGTTCCATGGCTGTACTACTCCTTCTATTGCAACCCTCAGCCCTGCTTCATCTACTTGATTGTGATTTGTGTCCTGGGCATTGCAGCCATAATAGTCTCCCAGTGGGACATGTTTGCAACCCCTGAGTACCGAGGGGTAAGAGCAG GAGTATTTCTGGGTCTCGGCCTCAGTGGTGTTATCCCCACCCTGCACTTTGTCATCTCTGAGGGCCTTCTCAAGGCAGCCACAATGGGGCAGATAGGCTGGCTGGCACTCATGGCCTGTCTGTACATCACTGGTGCTGCGCTGTATGCTGCCCGTATACCAGAGAGATTCTTCCCGGGCAAGTGTGATATCTGG TTCCACTCCCATCAGCTGTTTCACATCTTCGTAGTGGCTGGAGCTTTTGTGCACTTCCATGGTGTTTCAAACCTTCAGGAGTTCCGTTTCACAGTTGGGGGAGGCTGCACGGAGGAGGGAGACATGCAGTAA